Below is a window of Streptomyces sp. ITFR-16 DNA.
GCCGAGACGGCGGCGCTCGTGGCGGGCGGGTGGGCCAGGATCGCGGAGATGCGGTAGGTGCCCGCGACATGACCGATGATCAGGAAGCCGACCAGCATGGCGAGTCCGCCGAGGGTGGTGACGGTGAGCGCCTGGAGCGCGGAGCGGCGGCTGTGCCGCTGCTCGCTGTCGTATCCGATCAGCAGGTAGGAGAAGACCGTGGTCAGCTCCCAGAACACATAGAGCGTGATCAGGTCGTCGGCCAGCACGAGGGCGAGCATGGCCCCGGCGAAGGCCAGCAGGTTCCCGGCGAATCCGGCCAGCCGGGGGGTGGCGTCGGTGAAGTAGGAGGCGCAGTGGACCAGGACGAGCGTGCCGACGCCGGCCGCGAGCAGCACCATGAGTTCGGCCAGTGCGTCCAGGCGCAGGCCGACGGTGACGTCGTAGGCCGGCATCCAGGTCCACGACCAGCCGGCCGAGCCCCCGGAGGCGGCGGTGTTCCACTGGGTGAAGGCCCAGCAGGTGGTGGCCGCGGGCGGCAGGGCGAGCACCAGGAAGGCGCGCGTCCCCAGCCACCGCACCAGCGGGCGCGCGCAGGCGGCGAGGACGAAGTGGCAGACGATGAGCGCGGTCATACGGCCCCGCGGAGTGCCCCGCGCCCGCCCGGTGAGGGCGTACGGGATCCGGCCGCGCCGGGGGGTGCGGCGCGAGGGACTACAGAACGGACAGTGCGCACTAAATACAGATATATCCCCGGCCGTGCTTCACCCGTACGGCGCGCCGCGCCCACTGCCGCGCAGTGCGATCAGTTGCGTCCCGCACACCGGCCGCCGGGGCGGACGGCGCCGCTTCCGAGGCCGCTCAGGGCAGGACCGCCACCCCGTCGATCTCGACCAGCGCCTGTTCGTCCCAGAGCCGGGCGGTCCCGATGACGGCCATCGCGGGGTAGTCGCGGCCCGCCAGCCGGCGCCAGATCTGCCCCAGCTCCGGGGCGTGGGCGCGGTAGTCGTCGACGTCCGTGGCGTAGACGGTGACCCGGGCGAGGTCCGCCGGGGAGCCGCCGGCCGCGCGCAGGGCGGTGAGCAGGTTGGCGAGGGCGACGGCGAACTGTTCGGGCAGGGACGTCCCGGTGACGTCGCCCCGGTGGTCCAGGGCGGTCTGCCCGGCCAGGAAGACCAGCTGGCTCCCGGTGGCGGTGACCGCGTGCGAGAAGCCGGTGGGCGGTGAGAGTTCTGCGGGGTTGATCCGGTGGATCGGGCTCATGCGGAGGGCTCCCTGTTCGCGTACAGCTCCTTGGCGATGATGGTGCGCTGGACCTCGCTGGCCCCCTCGTAGATCCGGGGGGCGCGGACCTCGCGGTAGAGGTGTTCGAGCAGATGACCCCGGCGCAGGGCGCGGGCGCCGTGCAGCTGGACGGCGGTGTCCACGACGTACTGCGCGGTCTCGGTGGCGTACAGCTTGGCCATCGCGGCGCGGCGCGGCACGCCCGGCTCCCCCGCGTCGTACGCGGCGGCAGCCGCGTAGACCAGCAGCCGGGCGGCCTCGGTGCGGGTGGCCATCTCGGCGACCTGGTGGGAGACGGCCTGGAGGTCCGCGAGCGGCCCGCCGAACGCGGTGCGGGTCGCGGTGTGCTCCACGGTGGCGTCGAGGGCGGCCGCGGCCATCCCGACGGCGAAGGCGCCGACGCTGGGCCGGAAGAGGTTGAGGGTGTTCATGGCGACCCGGAAGCCCCGGTCCGGTTCGCCGAGCACATCGTCGGGGGTGACCGGGACGCCGTCGAAGCGGAGGGCGCCGATGGGGTGCGGGGAGAGCATGTCCAGCGCGCTTCCGGTCAGGCCGGGCCGGTCGGCGGGGACCAGGAAGGCGGTGACACCGCGGGCCCCGGCGTCCCGGGTCGTGCGGGCGAAGACGGTGTAGAAGTCGGCCTCCGGGGCGTTGGAGATCCAGCACTTCTCGCCGGTCAGCCGCCAGCCGTCCGGCGCGGGGGCGGCGTCGAGCGCGAGGGCCGCCGCGTCCGAGCCCGCCCCGGGCTCGCTGAGCGCGAAGGCGGCGACGGCGCGTCCGGCCCGGACCCCGGGGAGCCAGCGCTCGCGCTGGGCGGGGGTGCCCGCCTGCGCCACCGGGGCGCTGCCCAGGCCCTGGAGCGCGAGGGCGGTCTCGGCCTCCGTGCAGCCCCGGGCGAGTGATTCGCGCAGCAGACAGAAGCCGAGGGCGCCGGAGCCGAGCATCCGGTCCAGCAGGCCCAGCTCGCCGAGCGCGGCGATCAGCGGGCGGTTGACGTGTCCCGGCTCGCCCTCGCCGGCGAGCGGGCGCAGCCGCTCCTCGGCCAGGGTGCGCAGCTCCTCGCACCAGGCGGTCTGTGCCGGATCGAGCGAGAATGCCGTCATACCGGCGCCTCTCCTGTCGAAAGCCCCGCCGGACCGCTCTTTTTATCGCGGACCGTTGACTACCGTCACCCAAACGATACGCTCCAAGGGCGACAAGGGGGCGATCCTTCATGGACCCGAATACCTCAGCGCACATCGACGGCTTCGCCAGGGAACATCTGCCGCCCGAGGACCAGTGGCCGGAACTGGTCTTCGACCTGCCCGAGCTGCACTATCCGGACCGGCTCAACTGCGCCGCCGAGCTGCTGGACCGCACGGCCGAGCGCTTCGGTCCCGGCCGCCCGGCCTTCCGTACGCCCGACGGCGGGGTGCTGAGCTACGGGGAGCTGCGGGAGCTGGTCGACCGGATCGCCCATGTCCTCACCTCGGACCTGGGGGTCGTGCCCGGCAACCGCGTCCTGCTGCGCGGCCCCACGACGCCGCATCTGGCGGCGTGCTGGCTGGCGGTGCTGAAGGCGGGCGCCGTCGCCGTCACCGTACTGGCCCAGCAGCGCGCCACCGAGCTGACCACGATCTGCTCGATCGCCCGGATCAGCCATGCCCTGTGCGACGCCCGCTCGGTCGAGGACCTGGTGAAGGCGGGGGTGCCGGGGCTGCGGATCACGGCGTACGGGGGCGGGGCGCCGGACGACCTGCTGCGGCTGGCCGAGGCCCGGCCGGGGCCGTACCGGGCCGTGGACACCGCGGCGGACGACGTCGCGCTGATCGCCTTCACCTCGGGGACCACCGGGCGCCCCAAGGGCTGTATGCATCTGCACCGCGATGTGCTGGCCGTCGCCGACACCTTCTCCCGGCACGTCCTGCGGCCGGAGCCCGACGACGTGTTCGCCGGCAGTCCGCCGCTCGGCTTCACCTTCGGGCTCGGCGGTCTGGTGCTGTTCCCGCTGCGCGCGGGCGCCTCCGCGCTGCTGCTGGAGCAGGCCGGCCCCAGGCAGTTGCTGCCCGCACTGGCCGAGCACCGGGTCTCGGTGCTGTTCACGGCGCCGACCGCCTACCGGGTGATGCTCGATCAGCTCGACGGGCACGACCTGTCCGCGCTGCGGCGCTGCGTGTCGGCGGGCGAGAACCTGCCGGTCGCCACCTGGCGGTCCTGGTACGAGCGGACCGGGCTGCGGATCATCAACGGCATCGGCGCCACCGAGCTGCTGCACATCTTCGTCTCCGCCGCCGACGAGGCGATCCGCCCCGGCACCACCGGCGTCCCGGTCCCCGGCTGGCAGGCGCGGGTGGTGGACGGGGACGGCACCCCGGTGCCGGACGGCGAACCGGGGCTGCTGGCCGTGCGCGGACCGGTCGGCTGCCGGTATCTCGCCGACGAGCGGCAGCGGGAGTACGTACGGCACGGCTGGAACATCACCGGCGACACCTATGTGCGCGACGCGGACGGCTACTTCCGCTATGTGGCCCGCGCCGACGACATGATCATCTCCTCCGGGTACAACATCGCGGGCCCCGAGGTCGAGGAGGCCCTGCTGCGCCATCCCGAGGTGGCCGAGGCGGCGGTGGTGGGCCGGGCCGACGAGCTGCGCGGCCGGATCGTCGCCGCCTACGTGGTCCTGCGGGAGGGCTCCACGCTCACCGCCGACGGGCTGCGCGCCTTCATGCGCGCCGAGCTGGCCCCGCACAAGTGCCCGCGCCTGTTCACCTTCCTGCCCGCCCTCCCCCGGACCGCCACGGGCAAACTGCAACGGTTCAGGCTCCGCGAGGACGAACCCGGTGCGGCCGCGGCCGCACCGGACCGAGAATGATCACATGGCCGAACCGCACACACCCCGCTCGCTGATCGTCACCCTGTACGGCGCCTACGGCCGCGCCCCCGGCGACGCCCCGATGCCGGTGGCCGAACTCATCCGGCTGCTGGGCGCGGTCGGCGTGGACGCCCCCGCCGTACGGTCCTCCGTCTCC
It encodes the following:
- a CDS encoding acyl-CoA dehydrogenase family protein; its protein translation is MTAFSLDPAQTAWCEELRTLAEERLRPLAGEGEPGHVNRPLIAALGELGLLDRMLGSGALGFCLLRESLARGCTEAETALALQGLGSAPVAQAGTPAQRERWLPGVRAGRAVAAFALSEPGAGSDAAALALDAAPAPDGWRLTGEKCWISNAPEADFYTVFARTTRDAGARGVTAFLVPADRPGLTGSALDMLSPHPIGALRFDGVPVTPDDVLGEPDRGFRVAMNTLNLFRPSVGAFAVGMAAAALDATVEHTATRTAFGGPLADLQAVSHQVAEMATRTEAARLLVYAAAAAYDAGEPGVPRRAAMAKLYATETAQYVVDTAVQLHGARALRRGHLLEHLYREVRAPRIYEGASEVQRTIIAKELYANREPSA
- a CDS encoding AMP-binding protein, which encodes MDPNTSAHIDGFAREHLPPEDQWPELVFDLPELHYPDRLNCAAELLDRTAERFGPGRPAFRTPDGGVLSYGELRELVDRIAHVLTSDLGVVPGNRVLLRGPTTPHLAACWLAVLKAGAVAVTVLAQQRATELTTICSIARISHALCDARSVEDLVKAGVPGLRITAYGGGAPDDLLRLAEARPGPYRAVDTAADDVALIAFTSGTTGRPKGCMHLHRDVLAVADTFSRHVLRPEPDDVFAGSPPLGFTFGLGGLVLFPLRAGASALLLEQAGPRQLLPALAEHRVSVLFTAPTAYRVMLDQLDGHDLSALRRCVSAGENLPVATWRSWYERTGLRIINGIGATELLHIFVSAADEAIRPGTTGVPVPGWQARVVDGDGTPVPDGEPGLLAVRGPVGCRYLADERQREYVRHGWNITGDTYVRDADGYFRYVARADDMIISSGYNIAGPEVEEALLRHPEVAEAAVVGRADELRGRIVAAYVVLREGSTLTADGLRAFMRAELAPHKCPRLFTFLPALPRTATGKLQRFRLREDEPGAAAAAPDRE
- a CDS encoding RidA family protein, with the translated sequence MSPIHRINPAELSPPTGFSHAVTATGSQLVFLAGQTALDHRGDVTGTSLPEQFAVALANLLTALRAAGGSPADLARVTVYATDVDDYRAHAPELGQIWRRLAGRDYPAMAVIGTARLWDEQALVEIDGVAVLP